A genomic stretch from Hemicordylus capensis ecotype Gifberg chromosome 5, rHemCap1.1.pri, whole genome shotgun sequence includes:
- the LRRC17 gene encoding leucine-rich repeat-containing protein 17 — protein sequence MQVVTIIILLFFCKTADFRKTRNGSSRNRASNGKANGLRKASSTVKRYTPGLPCDVYMYLHDKYLDCQERKLIFVLSDWPEDLKHMLLARNRIRKLKNNMFSKYIKLKSLDLQQNEISKIEDQAFFGLNKLTTLLLQHNQVKMLSEEVFIYMPLLSYLRLYDNPWHCNCQMETLITMLQLPRNRNLGNYAKCVFPEELKGQKLKQIKAEPLCSDEERQDPNGLAVPKPEATRPEFDSSLCHIFVFPVQTLDCRKKELKKVPGNIPPDVVKLDLSNNKIKQLRPKEFEDINELKVLNLSSNGIITIDPAAFAGLINLEELDLSNNSLQNIEYGVLEHLYFLKILWLRENPWRCDYNIHYLFYWLKHHYNVHYNGLECRTPEEYKGWIVGKYVRSYYEECPKDKLSIFPETFEQDTEDEEWERHKEHPVQTRKQGVIVTVIG from the exons ATGCAAGTGGTTACGATTATAATACTACTTTTCTTTTGTAAAACAGCTGACTTTAGGAAGACAAGGAATGGAAGTTCAAGAAACAGAGCAAGTAATGGAAAGGCAAATGGCTTAAGAAAAGCATCCAGCACTGTAAAGCGCTATACTCCAGGCCTCCCATGTGATGTATACATGTATCTTCATGACAAATACTTAGACTGTCAAGAAAGAAAACTGATATTTGTATTGTCTGACTGGCCTGAGGATTTAAAACACATGCTCCTAGCTAGAAACAGAATTCGCAAGCTGAAGAACAACATGTTTTCCAAGTACATAAAGCTGAAAAGCCTAGATTTACAACAGAATGAGATTTCAAAAATTGAGGACCAAGCTTTTTTTGGTTTAAACAAGCTAACAACACTCTTACTCCAGCATAATCAGGTTAAGATGTTGTCTGAGGAGGTGTTTATATACATGCCTCTTTTAAGTTACTTACGCCTGTATGATAATCCTTGGCACTGCAACTGTCAGATGGAAACTCTTATAACAATGCTGCAGCTTCCAAGAAATAGAAACCTTGGAAATTATGCTAAATGTGTATTTCCAGAAGAACTCAAAGGTCAAAAGCTGAAACAGATAAAGGCTGAACCACTATGCAGTGACGAGGAAAGACAGGACCCCAATGGTTTAGCAGTACCAAAACCTGAAGCCACAAGACCTGAATTTGATTCCTCTCTCTGCCATATTTTTGTGTTTCCTGTACAAACACTGGACTGCAGAAAGAAAG agttaaagAAGGTTCCTGGTAATATACCTCCAGATGTAGTTAAACTCGATCTTTCTAATAATAAAATCAAGCAGCTACGACCCAAGGAGTTTGAAGACATTAATGAACTCAAGGTATTAAACCTCAGCAGTAATGGAATAATTACTATAGATCCAG CTGCTTTTGCAGGACTTATCAACCTGGAGGAACTAGATTTATCAAACAACTCCCTGCAAAATATTGAATATGGAGTATTAGAACACTTATACTTTTTGAAAATACTGTGGCTTAGAGAAAATCCTTGGAGATGTGACTACAACATTCATTATCTTTTCTACTGGTTGAAGCACCACTACAACGTCCACTACAATGGCTTAGAATGTAGAACACCTGAGGAATACAAAGGCTGGATTGTTGGAAAGTATGTCAGAAGCTATTATGAAGAGTGTCCTAAAGACAAGCTCTCAATTTTTCCAGAAACATTTGAGCAGGACACAGAAGATGAAGAATGGGAAAGGCACAAAGAACACCCAGttcaaacaagaaaacaaggagTAATTGTCACTGTAATAGGTTAA